A genomic segment from Streptomyces antibioticus encodes:
- a CDS encoding cytidine deaminase: MTDSSALDPEDRKIVTLARSARARNGTPEGAAVRDETGRTYVAATVDLPSLKLSALRTAVAMAVASGAGSLEAAAVVTAAEGADEADLAAVRDLGGAGTPVHLAATDGTVRRTVSAG, from the coding sequence ATGACCGACAGCAGCGCGCTCGACCCCGAGGACCGCAAGATCGTCACCCTGGCCCGTTCCGCGCGGGCCCGTAACGGCACGCCCGAGGGGGCGGCCGTACGCGACGAGACGGGGCGTACGTATGTCGCGGCCACCGTCGATCTGCCGTCGCTGAAGCTGAGCGCGCTGCGTACGGCCGTGGCGATGGCGGTGGCCTCGGGGGCCGGGTCGCTGGAGGCGGCGGCGGTGGTCACCGCGGCGGAGGGCGCCGACGAGGCGGACCTGGCCGCCGTACGCGACCTCGGCGGAGCGGGGACCCCGGTGCATCTCGCCGCGACGGACGGCACCGTACGCCGCACGGTGTCCGCGGGCTGA
- a CDS encoding MmcQ/YjbR family DNA-binding protein, whose product MTPDELRACCLSFNAVVEEFPFRPEISVFKVLGKMFALSSTDERPLKVNLKCDPEDAVRLRAEHPGLIAPGYHMNKRHWNTVTVDGGLPDRLVRELIEDSYDLVVAGLPRAERLRLDRP is encoded by the coding sequence GTGACCCCCGACGAGCTGCGCGCCTGCTGTCTGTCCTTCAACGCGGTCGTGGAGGAGTTCCCGTTCCGCCCGGAGATCTCGGTCTTCAAGGTGCTGGGCAAGATGTTCGCGCTCAGCTCGACGGACGAGCGGCCCCTGAAGGTCAACCTCAAGTGCGACCCCGAGGACGCGGTCCGGCTGCGCGCCGAGCACCCCGGTCTGATCGCCCCCGGCTACCACATGAACAAACGCCACTGGAACACGGTGACGGTCGACGGCGGCCTGCCCGACCGGCTGGTCCGGGAGCTGATCGAGGACTCCTACGACCTGGTCGTGGCCGGGCTGCCGCGCGCCGAGCGGCTCCGCCTCGACCGGCCCTGA
- a CDS encoding hemolysin family protein — MSPALVGGAIALVVVAWLAACAEAGLARVSSFRAEEAVRSGRRGSAKLAQIAADPTRYLNVALLVRVACEMAAAALVTYACLREIDDTAPALLAAIGVMVLVSYVAVGVSPRTIGRQHPLNTATAAAYVLLPLARIMGPIPSLLILIGNALTPGKGFRRGPFASEAELRALVDLAEKESLIEDEERRMVHSVFELGDTLVREVMVPRTDLVVIERYKTIRQALTLALRSGFSRIPVTGENEDDIVGIVYLKDLVRKTHISRDAESDLVSTAMRPAAFVPDTKNAGDLLREMQQERNHVAVVIDEYGGTAGIVTIEDILEEIVGEITDEYDRELPPVEELGDDRFRVTARLDITDLGELYGLEEYDDEDVETVGGLLAKALGRVPIAGASSVVDLPDGRVLRLTAEAAAGRRNKIVTVLVEPVAPAGPPGEGGPE, encoded by the coding sequence ATGAGCCCCGCCCTCGTCGGCGGCGCGATCGCCCTGGTCGTCGTCGCGTGGCTCGCCGCCTGCGCGGAGGCGGGCCTCGCGCGCGTCTCCAGCTTCCGCGCCGAGGAGGCCGTACGGTCCGGCCGGCGGGGCAGCGCCAAGCTCGCGCAGATCGCCGCCGACCCCACCCGCTATCTCAACGTGGCGCTGCTGGTCCGTGTCGCCTGCGAGATGGCGGCCGCCGCGCTGGTCACCTACGCGTGTCTGCGCGAGATCGACGACACCGCCCCGGCGCTGCTCGCCGCGATCGGCGTGATGGTCCTCGTGTCGTACGTCGCGGTCGGCGTCTCACCGCGCACCATCGGCCGCCAGCACCCCCTGAACACCGCGACGGCCGCCGCGTACGTGCTGCTGCCGCTGGCCAGGATCATGGGCCCGATCCCCTCGCTGCTCATCCTCATCGGCAACGCGCTCACCCCCGGCAAGGGCTTCCGGCGCGGCCCGTTCGCCTCCGAGGCCGAGCTGCGGGCGCTGGTCGACCTCGCCGAGAAGGAGTCGCTCATCGAGGACGAGGAGCGCCGGATGGTGCACTCCGTCTTCGAGCTGGGCGACACCCTCGTCCGCGAGGTGATGGTCCCGCGCACCGACCTGGTCGTCATCGAGCGCTACAAGACCATCCGCCAGGCCCTGACCCTCGCCCTGCGCTCCGGGTTCTCCCGGATACCCGTCACCGGGGAGAACGAGGACGACATCGTCGGGATCGTCTATCTGAAGGACCTGGTCCGCAAGACGCACATCAGCCGCGACGCCGAGTCGGACCTGGTGTCGACGGCGATGCGGCCCGCCGCGTTCGTCCCCGACACCAAGAACGCCGGCGACCTGCTGCGCGAGATGCAGCAGGAGCGCAATCACGTCGCGGTCGTCATCGACGAGTACGGCGGCACGGCCGGCATCGTCACCATCGAGGACATCCTGGAGGAGATCGTCGGCGAGATCACCGACGAGTACGACCGGGAGCTGCCGCCGGTGGAGGAGCTGGGCGACGACCGGTTCCGGGTCACCGCCCGCCTCGACATCACCGACCTCGGCGAGCTGTACGGCCTGGAGGAGTACGACGACGAGGACGTGGAGACCGTCGGCGGGCTCCTCGCCAAGGCCCTGGGCCGGGTGCCCATCGCCGGGGCGTCCAGCGTGGTCGACCTGCCCGACGGGCGGGTTCTGCGGCTGACCGCGGAGGCCGCCGCCGGCCGCCGCAACAAGATCGTCACGGTGCTGGTGGAGCCGGTCGCCCCGGCGGGCCCGCCCGGGGAGGGCGGACCGGAGTGA
- the ybeY gene encoding rRNA maturation RNase YbeY gives MSIDVNNESGTEVDEQAILDIARYALARMRIHPLSELSVIVVDADAMEQLHIQWMDLPGPTDVMSFPMDELRPPSKDDDEPPQGLLGDIVLCPEVAAKQGADAPTRHSMDEELQLLTVHGVLHLLGYDHEEPDEKAEMFGLQAAIVDGWRAEKGLTGPSPAPTVS, from the coding sequence ATGTCGATCGACGTCAACAACGAGTCCGGAACCGAGGTCGACGAGCAGGCGATCCTCGACATCGCCCGCTACGCGCTCGCGCGGATGCGCATCCACCCGCTCTCCGAACTGTCGGTGATCGTCGTGGACGCCGACGCCATGGAGCAGCTCCACATCCAGTGGATGGACCTGCCGGGGCCGACGGACGTCATGTCGTTCCCGATGGACGAGCTGCGGCCGCCGTCGAAGGACGACGACGAGCCCCCGCAGGGGCTGCTCGGCGACATCGTGCTGTGCCCCGAGGTCGCGGCCAAGCAGGGGGCGGACGCGCCCACGCGGCACTCCATGGACGAGGAGCTCCAGCTCCTCACCGTCCACGGCGTGCTGCACCTGCTGGGCTACGACCACGAGGAGCCCGACGAGAAGGCCGAGATGTTCGGCCTCCAGGCGGCCATCGTGGACGGCTGGCGTGCGGAGAAGGGCCTGACCGGCCCGTCCCCGGCCCCGACCGTCTCATGA
- a CDS encoding PhoH family protein, producing MTQTPTAQTPAQGKARAQFTVPAQHPMVTVLGSGDSLLRVIETAFPAADIHVRGNEISAVGDPREVAMIQRLFDEMMLVLRTGQPMTEDAVERSIAMLRASENGTSDGRETPAEVLTQNILSSRGRTIRPKTLNQKRYVDAIDKHTVVFGIGPAGTGKTYLAMAKAVQALQSKQVNRIILTRPAVEAGERLGFLPGTLYEKIDPYLRPLYDALHDMLDPDSIPRLMAAGTIEVAPLAYMRGRTLNDAFIILDEAQNTSPEQMKMFLTRLGFDSKIVITGDVTQVDLPGGTKSGLRQVQEILDGVEDVHFSRLSSQDVVRHKLVGRIVDAYEKYDSENDTENGTHRGGRSKRK from the coding sequence ATGACTCAGACACCCACAGCTCAGACGCCCGCGCAGGGCAAGGCGAGAGCACAGTTCACCGTTCCCGCCCAGCACCCCATGGTGACCGTGCTGGGATCCGGAGACTCCCTCCTGCGCGTGATCGAGACGGCTTTCCCGGCGGCCGACATCCACGTCCGGGGCAATGAGATCAGCGCGGTCGGCGACCCGCGGGAAGTCGCCATGATCCAGCGCCTGTTCGACGAGATGATGCTGGTGCTCCGCACCGGGCAGCCGATGACGGAGGACGCAGTGGAACGCTCGATCGCCATGCTGCGGGCGAGTGAGAACGGGACGAGTGACGGCCGGGAGACCCCGGCCGAGGTACTGACACAGAACATCCTGTCCTCGCGCGGCCGCACCATCCGCCCCAAGACCCTCAACCAGAAGCGGTACGTCGACGCGATAGACAAGCACACCGTCGTCTTCGGCATCGGCCCCGCCGGCACCGGCAAGACGTACCTGGCGATGGCCAAGGCGGTCCAGGCCCTCCAGTCCAAGCAGGTCAACCGCATCATCCTGACCCGCCCCGCGGTCGAGGCCGGCGAACGCCTCGGCTTCCTCCCGGGCACCCTCTACGAGAAGATCGACCCCTACCTGCGCCCGCTCTACGACGCCCTGCACGACATGCTCGACCCCGACTCCATCCCCCGCCTGATGGCGGCGGGCACGATCGAGGTCGCCCCGCTGGCGTACATGCGCGGCCGGACGCTCAACGACGCGTTCATCATCCTGGACGAGGCGCAGAACACCAGCCCCGAGCAGATGAAGATGTTCCTCACCCGGCTCGGCTTCGACTCGAAGATCGTGATCACGGGTGATGTGACGCAGGTCGACCTGCCGGGCGGGACCAAGTCCGGGCTGCGCCAGGTGCAGGAGATCCTGGACGGCGTCGAGGACGTCCACTTCTCCCGCCTGTCGTCCCAGGACGTCGTACGGCACAAGCTGGTCGGCCGTATCGTCGACGCGTACGAGAAGTACGACAGCGAGAACGATACGGAGAACGGCACCCACCGGGGCGGCCGTTCCAAGCGGAAGTAG
- a CDS encoding carbohydrate kinase family protein, translating into MTASTAPIASAGGEPPTGEGPHRRIRRAAGVDPLAGLRTPEDPPWDVYLTGTVFLDIVFTGLDSAPVRGTESWARGMGSSPGGVANMATALARLGLRTSLAAAFGDDHYGEYCWDALEQGEGIDLSTSRTVPGWHSPVTVSMAYEGERTMVSHGHEPPPEEPAPACPPPARAAVAALAPGRTDPWIAQAASRGTRVFADVGWDDTGAWDLAGLADLAHCEAFLPNAQEAMRYTGTDNPRAAAHALTDHVPLAVVTLGADGAYAVDGRTGETAEVPAIAVEALDPTGAGDVFVAGFVTGTLAGWPLADRLAFAGLTAALSVQEFGGSLSAPGWSEIAAWWRKVQSVEGQDPEALRRYAFLDGRVPPEETSAWPLRRAVPTIGFRRSA; encoded by the coding sequence GTGACCGCGTCCACCGCGCCCATCGCGTCCGCCGGAGGGGAACCGCCCACCGGTGAGGGACCTCACCGCCGGATCCGCCGCGCCGCCGGGGTCGACCCCCTGGCCGGATTGCGCACCCCCGAGGACCCGCCGTGGGACGTCTACCTCACCGGCACCGTCTTCCTCGACATCGTCTTCACCGGCCTCGACTCCGCCCCGGTGCGCGGCACCGAGTCCTGGGCGCGCGGCATGGGGTCCAGCCCCGGCGGGGTCGCCAACATGGCCACCGCCCTGGCCCGCCTCGGCCTGCGCACCTCCCTCGCGGCCGCGTTCGGCGACGACCACTACGGCGAGTACTGCTGGGACGCGCTCGAACAGGGCGAGGGCATCGACCTGTCGACGTCCCGCACGGTCCCCGGCTGGCACTCCCCGGTCACCGTCTCCATGGCCTACGAGGGCGAGCGCACCATGGTCTCGCACGGCCACGAACCGCCCCCCGAGGAGCCCGCCCCGGCCTGTCCGCCGCCCGCCCGCGCCGCCGTGGCCGCCCTCGCGCCCGGCCGCACCGACCCGTGGATCGCCCAGGCCGCGAGCCGCGGCACCCGCGTCTTCGCCGACGTCGGCTGGGACGACACCGGCGCCTGGGACCTGGCCGGACTCGCCGACCTCGCGCACTGCGAGGCGTTCCTGCCGAACGCGCAGGAGGCCATGCGCTACACCGGCACCGACAACCCGCGCGCCGCCGCCCACGCCCTCACCGACCACGTACCGCTCGCGGTCGTCACCCTCGGCGCGGACGGCGCCTACGCCGTGGACGGCCGCACCGGCGAGACCGCCGAGGTCCCGGCGATCGCCGTCGAGGCCCTGGACCCCACCGGCGCGGGGGACGTCTTCGTGGCCGGTTTCGTCACCGGCACCCTGGCCGGCTGGCCGCTCGCCGACCGCCTCGCCTTCGCCGGGCTCACCGCCGCGCTCTCCGTCCAGGAGTTCGGCGGCTCCCTCTCCGCGCCCGGCTGGTCCGAGATCGCCGCCTGGTGGCGCAAGGTCCAGTCGGTCGAGGGCCAGGACCCCGAGGCCCTGCGCCGGTACGCGTTCCTGGACGGCCGGGTCCCGCCCGAGGAGACCAGCGCCTGGCCGCTGCGCCGGGCGGTCCCGACGATCGGCTTCCGCCGCTCGGCCTAG
- a CDS encoding glucarate dehydratase family protein — translation MTVAEVRLTPILVADPPLLNTQGVHQPYTPRLIVEVVTADGTTGVGETYGDTKYLELARPFAERLKGRQVSDLNGLFTLADDLAVDRSRISGQVDVGGLRGVQTADKLRLSVVSAFEVACLDALGKALGLPVHALLGGKVRDSVEYSAYLFYKWAAHPDGVPSEPDDWGAALDPAGIVAQARRFTERHGFTSFKLKGGVFPPEQEIAAVRALAAAFPGHPLRLDPNGAWSVATSLVVAKELGDVLEYLEDPALGTPAMAEVAAGTDVPLATNMCVTTFAEIPEAFTRGAVQVVLSDHHYWGGLRNTRQLAAVCATFGVDVSMHSNTHLGISLAAMTHVAATVPGLHHACDSHYPWQSEDVLTERIAFEGGRVTVSDAPGLGVELDRERLDRLHRRWLDDDGTLRDRDDTAAMRVADPDWVTPAVPRW, via the coding sequence CTGACCGTCGCCGAGGTCCGGCTGACCCCGATCCTGGTCGCCGACCCGCCGCTGCTCAACACCCAGGGCGTGCACCAGCCGTACACCCCGCGGCTGATCGTCGAGGTGGTCACCGCCGACGGCACCACGGGCGTCGGCGAGACCTACGGCGACACCAAGTACCTCGAACTGGCGCGGCCGTTCGCCGAGCGCCTGAAGGGCCGTCAAGTCAGCGACCTGAACGGGCTGTTCACCCTCGCCGACGACCTCGCCGTCGACCGCTCCCGGATCTCCGGGCAGGTCGACGTGGGCGGACTGCGCGGCGTCCAGACCGCCGACAAGCTGCGGCTGTCCGTCGTCTCCGCCTTCGAGGTCGCCTGCCTCGACGCCCTCGGCAAGGCGCTCGGACTGCCCGTGCACGCGCTGCTCGGCGGCAAGGTGCGCGACAGCGTCGAGTACAGCGCGTACCTGTTCTACAAGTGGGCCGCCCACCCCGACGGCGTGCCGAGCGAGCCGGACGACTGGGGCGCCGCCCTCGACCCGGCCGGGATCGTCGCCCAGGCCCGCCGCTTCACCGAGCGCCACGGCTTCACCTCCTTCAAGCTCAAGGGCGGTGTGTTCCCGCCCGAGCAGGAGATCGCCGCCGTCCGCGCCCTCGCCGCCGCCTTCCCCGGACATCCGCTGCGGCTGGATCCCAACGGCGCCTGGAGCGTGGCGACTTCACTCGTCGTCGCCAAGGAACTCGGGGACGTCCTCGAATACTTGGAGGACCCCGCGCTCGGCACGCCCGCCATGGCCGAGGTCGCCGCCGGGACCGACGTACCGCTCGCCACCAACATGTGCGTGACGACGTTCGCCGAGATCCCGGAAGCCTTCACCCGGGGCGCCGTACAGGTCGTCCTCTCCGACCACCACTACTGGGGCGGACTGCGCAACACCCGGCAACTGGCCGCCGTCTGCGCCACGTTCGGCGTCGACGTGTCCATGCACTCCAACACCCACCTCGGCATCAGCCTCGCCGCGATGACCCACGTCGCCGCCACCGTCCCCGGCCTGCACCACGCCTGCGACTCCCACTACCCCTGGCAGTCGGAGGACGTGCTGACCGAGCGGATCGCCTTCGAGGGCGGCCGGGTGACCGTCTCCGACGCCCCCGGCCTCGGCGTCGAGCTGGACCGGGAGCGACTGGACCGGCTGCACCGGCGCTGGCTCGACGACGACGGCACCCTGCGCGACCGCGACGACACGGCGGCGATGCGCGTCGCCGACCCGGACTGGGTCACCCCGGCGGTCCCGCGCTGGTAG
- a CDS encoding 5-dehydro-4-deoxyglucarate dehydratase, whose translation MDDMTSGGGDSVGLDTDTVRRLREGMARGVLSFPLTSFRADGSLDPDGFRAHLAARLAAAPGAVFPACGTGEFFSLDEDEYRRVVRIAVEETAGRVPVVAGTGYGWAQALRFARIAEEEGADALLVLPHYLVAAPQDGLVAQLERIASGTRLPLVAYQRGQVAFTPDSLRRVAALPGVIGLKDGHSDLDRLQRLTLAAPEGFLFFNGAATAEIQARAYAAVGVPAYSSAVHAFAPEIADAFFTALTADDRGTTDKLLRDFYVPFVELRDRMPGYSVSLVKAAARLRGAPVGPVRAPLTDPAAADLAELRTLLTAGLDLVGAAL comes from the coding sequence ATGGATGACATGACGTCCGGAGGGGGAGACAGCGTGGGCCTCGACACCGACACGGTCCGGCGGCTGCGGGAGGGCATGGCGCGAGGCGTCCTGTCCTTCCCGCTCACCAGCTTCCGCGCGGACGGCTCGCTCGACCCCGACGGCTTCCGCGCCCACCTCGCCGCACGGCTCGCCGCCGCACCCGGCGCCGTCTTCCCCGCCTGCGGCACCGGCGAGTTCTTCTCCCTCGACGAGGACGAGTACCGCCGGGTCGTACGGATCGCCGTCGAGGAGACCGCCGGCCGCGTCCCCGTCGTCGCCGGCACCGGCTACGGCTGGGCCCAGGCCCTGCGCTTCGCCCGGATCGCCGAGGAGGAGGGCGCCGACGCCCTGCTCGTCCTGCCGCACTACCTCGTCGCCGCCCCGCAGGACGGCCTCGTCGCCCAACTGGAGCGGATCGCGTCCGGCACCCGGCTGCCGCTCGTCGCCTACCAGCGCGGCCAGGTCGCCTTCACCCCCGACTCGCTGCGGCGCGTCGCCGCCCTGCCCGGTGTGATCGGCCTCAAGGACGGCCACAGCGACCTCGACCGCCTCCAGCGCCTCACCCTCGCCGCCCCCGAGGGCTTCCTCTTCTTCAACGGCGCCGCCACCGCCGAGATCCAGGCCCGCGCCTACGCCGCCGTCGGCGTCCCCGCCTACTCCTCGGCCGTGCACGCCTTCGCCCCCGAGATCGCCGACGCCTTCTTCACCGCCCTGACCGCGGACGACCGGGGCACGACCGACAAGCTCCTGCGCGACTTCTACGTCCCCTTCGTGGAGCTGCGCGACCGGATGCCGGGGTACTCGGTGTCCCTGGTGAAGGCCGCCGCCCGGCTGCGCGGCGCCCCCGTCGGCCCGGTCCGCGCCCCGCTCACCGACCCCGCGGCCGCCGACCTCGCCGAGCTGAGGACCCTGCTCACCGCCGGACTCGACCTCGTAGGAGCCGCCCTGTGA